A single window of Diachasmimorpha longicaudata isolate KC_UGA_2023 chromosome 12, iyDiaLong2, whole genome shotgun sequence DNA harbors:
- the LOC135168132 gene encoding uncharacterized protein LOC135168132 — MSDQGSNDYQYQLVEYVDETTLDGNIAIEILEKGISPKSSWESYKVKILAKADSIKKAQKKLNHLCRQRSGVDTADSEPEKNTTNVAKIYQRRLLLLKSRQKLRDDNKNDSLRMFLADYIDTSQGILSCDNRLTIHNFKRTFQSDLSNHTQAVQRTVIASKSLENLQGEKIELMEDKLGMKMPMKAPEDFEESEKLLNLEITEHVMDFLEQVTYTSKDCKKDIQGILTVLIKKAIQLEYSSAGRKVQGVGKKAFNATQTCNCIREFLIAKYQISEKSMNMLTITSDWLSGAGYRERRASEKKRTRNSI; from the exons ATGAGTGACCAAGGTTCGAATGATTATCAATATCAACTCGTGGAATATGTGGACGAGACCACTCTTGATGGCAACATTGCAATCGAGATC CTCGAAAAGGGAATATCTCCCAAATCTTCATGGGAATCCTATAAGGTCAAGATTTTGGCTAAAGCAG ACTCTATAAAAAAAGCGCAGAAGAAGCTCAACCATCTCTGCAGACAACGTTCAGGAGTCGACACAGCAGATTCTGAGCCAGAGAAAA ataCGACAAATGTCgccaaaatttatcaaagacGACTCTTACTCCTAAAATCTCGCCAAAAATTGCGTgatgacaataaaaatgattcttTGAGGA TGTTCTTGGCCGACTATATCGATACATCTCAGGGTATCCTTTCATGTGATAATCGTCTCACcatccataatttcaaaaGAACCTTCCAGTCTGATTTGAGTAACCACACACAGGCTGTACAACGTACAGTAATTGCTTCCAAGTCTTTAGAAAATCTTCAGggagaaaaaatcgaactaATGGAAGACAAATTGGGAATGAAAATGCCAATGAAGGCTCCAGAGGACTTTGAGGAAtcggaaaaattgttaaatttaGAGATTACAGAGCATGTG ATGGATTTTTTGGAACAAGTCACTTATACATCGAAGGATTGCAAGAAGGATATCCAGGGAATTCTTACAGTCTTGATAAAAAAAGCCATTCAACTTGAATATAGTAGCGCTGGACGAAAAGTGCAAGGAGTGGGGAAGAAGGCTTTCAATGCAACTCAAACGTGCAACTGCATAAGAG AATTTCTCATAGCCAAATACCAAATATCAGAAAAGTCAATGAATATGCTTACGATAACTAGTGACTGGTTATCAGGAGCAGGTTATCGAGAAAGAAGAGCTTCAGAGAAGAAAAGGACTCGAAATTCCATTTAA
- the LOC135168133 gene encoding retinoid-inducible serine carboxypeptidase-like, translating to MLRHNPLQLPLFCYEDGQVDQMINPIRKVNLVLYYRDYGHNTMFCTAASRFVGKEKIRDDVAWENSKFIYKSNVFIPLLFNTKNNLLFLALGLGQGRPGYGGTEQEWGTIEIRPGAHAFWWLYFVNPPSKPTNFDVFSRPLIIWLQGGPGYGASGIGNFLEIGPLDMYGTPRNTTWVNDYNVLFIDAPVGAGFSYTNSTEGFNTQDSAIADDVISVIKFFLELFPKYQTVPTYIIGQSYGAKIAVNVAWKLDQGNRKFQHNLKGVGLGGPAISSLDILQAVPSFAFHLGFIDAKQRDTVQEVVDKVTAPVEQKKWAEAVDKCGDVLTKLWQYTEPFDYTNILLKREPNWSYNKIVMENTEFMNKNVKSVLNLTIDFGAQTDYVFEALLGAYMQPAIDTVKRLLNETDLKVDIYSGQLDFSVPTTSVVGLLDRMFKDDDGWANADRTRLIVDNIVEGYQKHYNNLSMYWVFRAGHWAPRDNPAALKTILQNLIGS from the exons ATGTTACGACATAATCCCTTGCAGCTGCCTTTGTTCTGCTATGAAGACGGGCAGGTCGACCAGA TGATTAATCCCATCA GGAAAGTGAATTTAGTCCTTTATTACCGTGATTACGGACACAACACTATGTTTTGCACAGCTGCATCGCGGTTCgtgggaaaagaaaaaatacgcGATGACGTCGCGTGGGAAAA TTCCAAATTCATTTATAAATCTAACGTATTCATCCCGTTATTATTCAatactaaaaataatttattatttttagcaTTAGGACTAGGTCAAGGGAGACCTGGTTACGGTGGAACTGAACAGGAATGGGGAACAATAGAAATTCGTCCAGGTGCTCACGCCTTCTGGTGGTTATACTTCGTTAATCCCCCCTCAAAGCCGACGAATTTCGACGTTTTCAGCAGGCCCCTAATAATCTGGCTGCAGGGAGGACCTGGTTATGGAGCTTCaggaattggaaattttcttgAGATTGGTCCCCTTGATATGTATGGGACCCCTCGAAATACTACTTGGGTTAATGACTACAATGTTCTATTTATCGATGCACCAGTTGGTGCAGGATTCAGTTATACTAATTCTACGGAAGGATTCAATACTCAGGATAGCGCGATCGCTGATGATGTTATCAGTGTCATCAAATTCTTCTTAGAGTTATTCCCGAAATATCAAACGGTGCCAACATACATTATTGGTCAGTCTTATGGAGCCAAAATAGCTGTTAATGTTGCATGGAAATTG GATCAGGGAAATCGAAAATTTCAGCACAATCTGAAAGGCGTCGGACTTGGTGGCCCTGCAATATCATCATTAGACATTTTACAAGCTGTTCCATCTTTTGCGTTTCATCTG GGTTTCATAGACGCTAAACAGAGAGATACCGTTCAAGAGGTAGTCGACAAGGTGACGGCTCCTGTGGAGCAGAAGAAATGGGCAGAAGCGGTGGACAAGTGCGGTGATGTCTTAACGAAATTGTGGCAGTATACTGAGCCCTTCGATTATACAAATATCCTCCTCAAACGTGAACCTAACTGGTCATATAACAAGATAGTTATGGAAAACACCgagtttatgaataaaaacgtGAAATCGGTGCTCAATCTTACTATTGATTTTGGTGCACAAACAGATTATGTTTTTGAAGCTCTGTTGGGAGCATATATGCAACCTGCAATCGATACTG TGAAACGATTGTTGAACGAGACAGATCTGAAAGTAGACATATACAGTGGCCAATTGGATTTTTCTGTTCCAACCACGTCAGTAGTTGGTTTGTTGGATAGAATGTTCAAGGATGATGACGGATGGGCCAACGCTGACAGAACAAGACTAATAGTTGACAATATTGTGGAAGGATATCAAAAACATTATAACAATCTTAGCATGTACTGGGTCTTCCGAGCAGGTCATTGG GCACCACGAGATAACCCAGCTGCTCTAAAAACAATATTACAAAACTTGATCGGTTCCTGA